From the Stieleria sp. JC731 genome, the window AGCGCGCGGCGGGATGATGAGCTTGGTCTTGTCGCTCGGGATCTGGTACGCCGCTGTAATCACAGGCAAGAGCAACACTCGTGCGGTCCGGATCGTTGGACGGGGTTTGCTTTTAGGCGTACTCGCACTCCCTGCAGTTTTCGCAACGTCAGCCACTCTTCGACAAGCAACGGAAAAATTTCTTTCCAAATCCGGTCGGACATCAGAACAAGGACTGGTTGCGAACTTCCGTCGATCACGTGGTGGAGCGATCGATTTTCACGCGAAAATTTTTAACCGCAACAAGATGTTCGGACAGGGATTTCAAGTTGTGAATTCAGGATCAAGAGCACTTCCCGAAGTCAAATACGATCCGATTTGGAAAACAATTCCTATCTCAGCAAGTGTTGAAAACGGTTTCATGTACACTTCGATCTTCGCTGAGCTCGGCGTTGTCGGCGTTGTTCCCGTACTGTTTTTGTTTGGCATTTTGACGATGCCGTTGGTTCGTTGCCGAGACAACCCTGCAAACGTTCTGTTATTGAGCGTCTTCTTCACCAACATGTCGGAGGCCGCATTCTTTTCACCTTCAGGGATCGGAGGCTGGGAGTGGCAAATGGTAGCTCTCTACATCGCCTCCTACATCCAATTGACTTCCGTCGTAGACCTGGATGAGGAAGCCGATAAACTCGATCAAGACACGATCGAAACCGCAGCCGACAACGGGGTACCGCAGCTAAGTTTTTAGCTAGTTTGCTGAAATCAAAAGATCTGAAAGGATCACAATTGCATGTCACTTTTAATTGACGCAACAAACATTAGCTCCGGAGGAGGAGGAGTTCTCCTTCGAACTTTGGTACAGCAAGACTTGGACGACGTGATTGTATTGTTGTCCGAGAATGCGGTACCAACGATCGAAGAACAGGTGAACTGCGATGACCGGTTTGTGGTCTGCAATCCCTGTAGCCCGCTGTCGCGCCAGCGAACAAAACTGCTGGACGAGCAACTTGAAAGCAGGAAATTTGATCGTGTGCTCTGCTTTGGCAATATCCCACCGCTGAAGCGATATCCAAACGTTGATGTTGTCACCTACTTTCAAAATGCCCACTTGCTGGCCTCACTGGACAATCGAACCAAATACAGCATCCGTGATCGCATACGCTATTCGATGTTGCGTCGCGCAGTTAAGAAGCTGAAGCAGAACACCGACTGGTGGGCGGTACAAACACCCGGCATCCAGATTGCCTTATCAAGTTCACTCGGTTTATCTGCAAGCACAGTGGAGGTGTTCCCGTTTTACGACGCAGATGCGTTGCATCGGGAATCGACCGGCAATCAGTCTACCCGAAAAGAACCTCATTCATTTGTCTATGTCAGCGATGCCCGACCACACAAGAATCACAAACGTCTGCTGACGGCGTGGCGGTCAATCGCGAAGGAGTTTTCAGACGCAAAGCTCTATCTGACGATTCAGAAGCCGAGCGCGCCGTGGGGCGAAGCTGCGAATGTGCACTACGTTGGCCCCCTTCCAAGTGAACATTGCAATCGCTTGGTGGCAAATTGTGAATTCGTGGTTTTTCCGTCGCTTTTGGAAACGTTGGGA encodes:
- a CDS encoding glycosyltransferase encodes the protein MSLLIDATNISSGGGGVLLRTLVQQDLDDVIVLLSENAVPTIEEQVNCDDRFVVCNPCSPLSRQRTKLLDEQLESRKFDRVLCFGNIPPLKRYPNVDVVTYFQNAHLLASLDNRTKYSIRDRIRYSMLRRAVKKLKQNTDWWAVQTPGIQIALSSSLGLSASTVEVFPFYDADALHRESTGNQSTRKEPHSFVYVSDARPHKNHKRLLTAWRSIAKEFSDAKLYLTIQKPSAPWGEAANVHYVGPLPSEHCNRLVANCEFVVFPSLLETLGLGIVEGVRLGCKAIIPNDSNFTFIVEPTDVFDPIDTKSIESSMRRVLMGESSSASQVLLPNRIGEFRDWLLR